A window of Massilia sp. NR 4-1 genomic DNA:
CTGCCGCTCAACGTCTCGCGCGAAATCCTGCAGGAATCGCGCGATGTGCGCGCCATCCGCGACGGCTCGACCAAGCGCGTGATCGGCATGCTGGAAGAACTGGCGAACGCCGATGAGCAGGAGAAAAAAGACAAGTACGCCACCTTCTGGACCGAATTCGGCCAGGTGCTGAAAGAGGGCGTGGGCGAGGACGCGACGAATAAGGACCGCCTGGCCAAGCTGCTGCGCTTTGCTTCCACCCAGGGCGAGAGCGATGTCCAGAACGTGGCGCTGGCCGACTACGTGGGCCGCATGAAGGAAGGCCAGGACAAGATTTACTACGTCACGGCCGACAACTACACCGCCGCCAAGAACAGCCCGCACCTGGAAATCTTCCGCAAGAAGGGCGTGGAAGTGCTGCTGATGACCGACCGCGTCGATGAATGGATGCTGTCCTTCCTGGGCGAATTCGAAGGCAAGGAGCTGGTGTCCGTGGCCAAGGGCGGCCTGGACCTGGGCAAGCTGGAAGACGAGGCCGAGAAGAAGGAGCATGAGGCAACCGAGACCCAGTACCAGGAACTGGTCGCCAAGATGAAGGAGGCGCTGGCCGAGAAAGCCAAGGACGTGCGCGTCACCTTCCGCCTGACCGACTCGCCGGCCTGCCTGGTGGCCGACGAGCATGAGCTGTCGGGCAATCTGCTGCGCATGCTGAAGGCGGCCGGCCAGAGCGCGCCGGAATCCAAGCCCATCCTGGAAATCAACCCGAACCACCCGCTGGTGACGCGCCTGAAATATGAGGATGCGGCCGGCGCCAAGTTCGCCGACTGGTCGCACATCCTGTTCGACCAGGCTTTGCTGGCCGAAGGCGGCGCGCTCAGCGATCCGGCCACCTTCGTCAAGCGACTCAACGAGATGCTGCTGGCCGGACAATAAGCCGGCTTGGCGCAGGGGAAAAAGGGGCTGCGGCCCCTTTTTTTATTTTTCGGCAACAAATGGTAAATTTTGGAGCAAGCCGGCTATCTTGCAGTATCATGCCGCCTTACTTGACCAAACTCGCCCGTTCGTCCATGGTATTCAGTTCGATAACCTTTCTATTCTATTTCTTCCCCTGTTTTCTGCTGCTGTATTACTTCTTGCCGTGGAAAAACCTGACCCTGCTGGTCGGTAGCCTGATTTTCTATGCCTGGGGCGAACCGCGTTTTGTGCCGCTGTTGCTGCTGTCCTCCCTGCTCAACTATAGTTTCGGCTACCTGATTGCGCGCGCCGCCAGCCGGCGCCAGCTGTTGCTGGGCGTGGGCATCGCGGCCAACCTGGCCTTGCTGGCCTATTACAAATACCTGGGTTTCTTCCTCGACATCGCCAATCAGCTGATGGCGCCCTGGCACGCCCCGGTCGCATTGCCGGCCATCGTGCTGCCGCTGGGGATTTCCTTCTTCACCTTCCAGGGCATTTCCTACCTGATCGACATCTACCGCCGCGATATCGCGGTGCAGACCAGTTTCCTGAACTTCGCCATGTACAAGGCCATGTTCCCGCAGCTGATCGCCGGCCCGATCGTGCGTTACAGCCAGATCGCCAGCGAAATGCAGGCGCGCGACACCAGCAGCGCCCGCGTGCTGCGCGGCTTGCAGCAATTCATGCTGGGCCTGGCGCAGAAAGTGCTGATCGCCAATGTGGTGGCGCTGCCGGCCGACCATTATTTCGCCCTGCCGGCCGGCCAGCTGTCGGTGCCGGCCGCCTGGCTCGGCATCGCCTGCTACTCGATCCAGATCCTCTACGATTTCGCCGGCTACTCGAATATGGCGATCGGCATCGGCCATATGCTGGGCTTTAGCTATCCGCCCAATTTCCAGCGTCCCTACTCGGCCCGCTCCATGACCGAATTCTGGCGCCGCTGGCACATCAGCCTGTCGAGCTGGTTCCGCGACTACCTCTACATCCCGCTGGGCGGCAACCGTCTGTCGGCCACGCGCACCTATATCAATCTGGGCCTGGTCTTCCTGCTGTGCGGCCTGTGGCATGGCGCCGCCTGGACCTTCATCCTGTGGGGCATCTGGCATGGCGGCTGGCTGATCGTCGAGCGCGCCGGCCTGGGCGCCTGGCTGGAGCGCCGTCCGCAGTTGCTGGCCCAGGCGTATACCCTGCTGATGGTGATGCTGGGCTGGGTGCTGTTCCGCGCCGACAGCGTGCCGCATGCGCTGGCCTACTGGCGCGCCATGTTCGGCCTGCAGGCGCTCGATGCGAATGCCGTCGTGCCCTGGCAGATGTATTTCGGCGCGTCCACCGCCACCGCCCTGGCGGCCGGCGTGGTCCTGGCCGTCTGGCGTCTGCGCCAGCCCTGGCGCCGTCCATCGGGCGTGCTGGGCGGCGCGGTCCTGGGCGCGCAGACGATTGCGCTGAGCCTGGCTTTCCTGCTGTGCGTCACCAGTCTGGCGGCCGGCACGTACAACCCCTTCATTTATTTCCGTTTCTAAATCATGGCCAAATCGATTTCCATATTCGCCAACTATGCGGTCAAGGCGGCGCTGGTGCTGGCCCTGGGAACGCCCGCCATCAATGGCGTGCTGCATAGCGCCGCCAATGGCGGCGAGAACCGCCAGCTGGCCAGCTGGCCGGGCTTGCCGCATAGCTGGAAGGATTTCCTTGCCGTGCCGGGCCAGCTCGATGCCTGGGTCAACGACCACTTCGGCATGCGCAACTACCTCGTCAATCTGAACAATAAAATCCGCTTCCAGGTGTACGACGAGTTTCCGACCATTCAAACCGCGCGCGGGCGCAATGGACGCATCTTCCTGGCCTCGCACGCCACCACGGCGCAGCCGTATTCGGCCTTCACGGCCGTGTGCGCGGGCAGCAGCGAGGCCAGTCCCGGCACGACCGCTTACTTCAACCAGATGTTTGCCGATTTCCGTGCCCGCGGCATGCAGCCGCATGTGATGATCGTGCCCTCGGCGCCGGCGGTGCAAAGCGCGGATGTGCCGGAATGGCTGGCGCAGCGCTGCAGCTCGACCGACACGCCGGTGCAGCGTTTCCTGCGCGACCCCGCGCTGAATCCGGACGTGCGCTCCGCCATCTACTACCCCCTGGAGGAAATCCGCAAGATCGCCGGCGATGGCGAGAGCGTTTTCCCCAAGACCTGGTTCCATTGGAATGGCGTCGGCCTGGGCGAGGTGGCAACGTTGAGCTTGCAGCATTTCTGGAAGCCCGGCCCGGGCACCCCGGTCAAGAGCCATGAGGAATGGCTGATCTCGGATATTTCCCACCTGTTCCCGGGAATTTCGATGAGCAGCCTGATCACCCTGCCGAACATGGCCGAAGCCGGGATCGACGCTTGCCACGGCCCGGACTGTTTCCCGGAATTCGAGAGCTTCAAGGAACTGATGAAAGATACCTCGCATCTGCATAATCCGGCCGCGCCGCCGCGCCGCCTGTTGCTGATCTCGGATTCCTACGGCCGCCTGATTTCCGACTGGTATGCCCGCTATTACCGCGATGTCGACCATATCGCCACCAATAATATTCCGCAGCTGAAGCCGGAGCAGCTGCAGCGCGTGAAGGACGTGGTGTTCCGCGATGTCGAGAATACGGACGTGCTGATCCTCTACCATGACGGCGGCGCGATCTACAACGCGCTGCGCTTCGGCGTGGAGCCGCTGCACCAGAGCAGCGCCAAACTGGCCGCCGCGCACTGAGCGGGCGGCCAGCCAGGCGGCTTTAGAACTGGAAGTAAATGAAGGGATTGAAGCCGCCTTCCACCACGGCCAGACAGGCCGCGAGATACAGCAGGAAGCTGTAGCTGCCCATCAGCAGCGGCCGGCGGAAGCTCATGTGGCGCAGGCGGTGGAACAGGCGGTCGCCCAGCAGGCAGATGGCGGCCGCCAGCAAGAGCAGGAAGATCACTTTGGGATTGGCCAGCATGCGGTCGTTATCGCGCCACAGCGGCCCCTGTCCCAGCATGGCGCCCAGGAACTTGCCCGTTTGCGGCAGGTCGGCGGCGCGGAACGGCACCCACAGTAAGGTCGCGCACAGGAAGACCGGCAGACTGCCGAGCTTCCAGCGTTCCAGATTCAGCCAGCCGGCGCGCTCCATCGCAATCAGCACGCCATGGCCGATCCCCCACACCAGGAAAGTATAGGCGGCGCCATGCCAGAGCGCGCACAGGCCGAACACCACGAACAGATTACGGTAGGTGCGGTAGGCGCCGGCACGGTTGCCGCCCAGCGGGATATACACATAGTCGCGGAAGAAGCGCGACAGCGTCATATGCCAGCGCTGCCAGAACTCGGTCACGCTGCCGGCGGCGTAAGGACGGTTGAAGTTGCGCGGGAAGCGGAAACCCATGATGCGCGCCATGCCGATCGCCATATCGGTGTAGCCGGAGAAATCGAAATAGATCTGGAAGGAGTAGCAGAAAGCGCCCAGCCAGGCGGCGTAGGCGCTGAGCTCCACATCGGGCTTGTGCAAGCCGTCCACCACGCTGCCCAGCGGATCGGCGATCAGCAGTTTTTTGGCCAGGCCGATGATGAACAAGACCATCCCCCAGAACACATCGCTATGCACCAGGTGGCGGCGCTTGATATGCAGCTGCTCGCTGACTTCGGCAAAGCGCACCACCGGGCCGGCGATCAGGTGGGGAAAGAGGAAGATATAGATGGCGAACTTCTGCAGGCTGCGCTCGGGGCGGATCTGGCCGCCATGCACGTCCACCAGATACGAGAGGAAGTGGAAGACGTAGAAGGAGATGCCGAGCGGTAGTACGATCCCCAGGTGCTCGACCTGGCCCAGCAGATTGAGGCCGCTGATATCGCGCGCCAGCTGGGCCAGAAACACCAGGTACTTGAAAAAGATCAGCGGCAGCAGATTGAGCAGCACGCCCAGGCCGAGCAGCAGGCGCGCGCGCCGTGGCTGGCCGGCGCGGCAGGCGCCGATCACGGCCGCCAGGCCCCAGTTTGCCAGCAGCAGGGCCAGCGCGACGACGGTCAGCGCGCCGGCGCCCAGCACATAGAAGGCGAAGCTGGCCAGCAGAATGAAGCTGTTGCGCCAGGTTTTCGGCAATAAGAAATAGATCGCGTAAAAACACGGGAAAAACAGGAATAGGAAACCGGGAGAGGAGAAGACCATCGGGACACCAACCTTGGTAGGGGTTTGTTTTTATGATTGCGCCAGAGCCGCCCAATGGCCGGCCTGGATATCGAGCACCTGTATGACCAGGTAGCGGCAGCGGCCTTGCAGCAGCGGCGGAATGGCGCGCAGCGGCAGGGCGCGGTCGAGTTTGCTGAAGCGCTGGAAGTGCACGGGCATGCCGGCGCGCACCATGCCGGCGCTGAAGCTGTTGCCGTACATGCAGGTGGGCGGCAGCAGGGCCGGGTCGCTGCTGGCGGCCGTTTCGAATTCCCAGCCGCTGGCCTTGGCGTCGCGCAAGGCGGCCGGCGGCGCTTCCCAGATCCGCTTGAGCTGCGGCTCGGGCAATGCCTCCTCGGTATTCAGGCGCGCGGCGAAGCGCGTTTCGACGCCGACAAAGGGGCGGTAGTCGAACTGCGGCGTGCCGGTCCAGCGCAGCGGATGGCCCTCGAGCGCGGCGATGCGGTTGACCGTCTCCTGGGCCGCCACGGCAGCCATCACATCGGTCCAGTGGAAGTCCTGGCGGAAGAAGATCGGGAAGTTGCGCTGCTGTTCATCCAGCTGGCGCTTGACGTCGATCATATGCAGCTGGGGCGTGGCCAGCAGGCGGCGATAGAAGGCCAGGAAATTGGAGTCGAGCGGCGGACGCGGGGCGAAGGCGGGCAGGCGCTCGCGCGTGTAATAGTGTTTCTGGATCGGGGTGAGCAGCAGCAGGGTCACGCCTTGGGCGCGCAGACTGGCTTCCAGCGCCAGCAGGCCGCGGTAGACGCTTTCGGCGGCGGCCGGGTCGCCCAGCAGGCGCTCGGTGGCGGGCGATTCGACGTCCAGCAGGCTACGGCCATACAACTCGCCATCCTTGCCGTAATAGACGCGGCCCGACGTGCGGAACAGGCGGTAATCGAGTTCGTTCTTGCTGCGGATCATCAGGTTGCGCATGCCCAGATGATCGCTGAACCAGCGGTCGAAACGGGCGTAATTGCGGTCGACCGCATGCCACGGGCCTTCCCAATGCCCAGGCGCCGGGCTGAGCGGACGCAATTCTTCCACTGGCTTGGCGGCAGCGGCATAGCCGCGTTCCAGACCGGCATAAGCCTGGCCCAGCAGCGGCAAACCGCGCAAGCCGGCCTGCAGTTTTTCCTGGAAACGAGGATAACTGTCCAGCCGGTTCAAGGCGAGGGGGAGGGTGCTGACCGCGAAGATGGCCCAGGCGAAGCTCATGCAGGCGCCACGGCGCAGGCGCGGCAGGCGCAGGCGGCGCTGCCGGACGCGTGGATTTGCTTCCCGTACGAACTCCGGAACTGGAGAGGGCAGCTGAGTCATAGAGATTGCAAAAAACCAAAATTATAGCATGGCAATTTTGCGAATCAGCTGCCCCGTCCTGGTCGGGCCGCCGCCCCTTACGGCCCGTCGAACGGCCGGTGGCCCTTAGCGCCAGCGCCGCCGTGCACCCCACAGCAGAGGCAGGCCCAGGCCCAGCATCAGGCCCATGGACGGCTCCGGCACCGGCGCCAGATTGCCGCGGATTTCGCCGCTGGTGAAGCTGTCGCTGTGGATGTTGAAGTAGGCGCGGCGCCCATCCAGTCCGGCCAGCAGGGCCGCTTCGGCGCCGGCGGTCGTGCCGCCATGGCTGGCGATGAAGGCCGGATTCCAGGTCGCGGCCAGCGCGGTGTCGAAGCTGGCGTAATAGTCGCCCGCGTGCACGCCGGACGGGAAGCCGGCGAAGGTGGGCAGCATGGTGGCGACGCCGGCGGTGCCGCTGAGCGGAGCGGCGGTACAGCAGTGGATATGGGCCGCCGTGGTATGGCCGAGCAGACCGGCGAAATCGGCGTCGATGTAGAGGCTGTGGGCGGACAGGTCGAACACCACAGTGACGTGGCCGCTGCCGGGCGAGGCATTGGGCGGCATCTCGGCGGCGCCGTTCAGGCTGGCGCTATAGGTCTTGGGCGCGGCGGCGGCGCAGGTGGCCGCCAGCAGCAGGGCCAGCGCGGCCAGCCCGTGGGGGAGAGGCATCTTCATTTCAGGCTCCTTGGTCAACAGCGAAACGCTGCTTTCCGGATCGGCCTGCCAGATCGGCGGCATCCGCGCGGCAGCTCAGGCATTCTCGCCGAGCCGCCCGGTGGCTTGCCACACGATACCTTTGGAAAAGACGGCCTTTCAGGCCTGGACCTGGCGGCAGAAGTCGAGCAGCATCCGCTCGCCTTCGGGCCAGGTGCCGTAGCCCGCGTCGCCGTTGATGTGGCCGGCTTCGCCGATCAGTACCAGCTTGCTGCCCCAGGCGGCGGCGAAGGCTTGCGCCCGCTCGGTGCTGACGTATTCGTCCTTGGTGCTGGCGACCACGATGCTGGGGAAGGGGAGCGGTGCCAGCGGCATGGGCTGGAAGCCGCTGGTGCAGTCGGGGTAGGAGGGCGCTTCGGTGTCGCTGGGCGCGACCAGGAAGGCGCCGGCGATCCGGTGCGCGCTGCCGGAGGCGGCCCAGTACGACACCAGGGTGCAGGACAGGCTGTGCGCCGCCAGCACCGGTGGCCGCCGGCAGGCGGCGATGGCGGCATCGAGTTCGCGCACCCATTCCGCGCGCTCCGGCGTTTCCCAGTCGCGGTGCGCGATGCGCCGCATCCAGGGGTAGGTTTTCTCCCAGTGGGTTTGCCAGTGCAGCGGGCCCGAATTCCATAAGCCGGGCAGGGTCAGTACCTCGAAATCCATTCCTTCTCCTCTTGGGGTTAACGTACGCTTTGCAGCAGGAAGCTGGGCTGGCCGCAGCTTTTCTGCGAACGCTTGATGTCGGCCGCGCCGCAGCTTTGCGGGACGCCGTCCTTGCGGTAGCAGACGCGCACCTCGCGCAGGAAGCGCCCGCTGCCGCTGCAGAAGGGCAGCAGGGACGCGTCCTGCAGTCCGGGATTGGCGGCGCGGAAGGCTTGCTGCAGTTCGGCGGCCGTGGTGCGCAGCGGCTGGGCCGGTTTCTGATACGGGGCGGGGATGGCCAGGCCCTGTTTCAGCTTGGCCGACAAGGCCAGGTAGGCGGCTGGCGTCAGGCCGGAACAGGTGCCGTGCTTCTTCCACTCATGCTCGATCAGGCGCGGCGAGGGGTAAAGCGGCGCGTATTCGGCTTTGAGTTTACCGGGCAGCGGCATGCGCGAGCAGCTTTCCGGATAGCCGTTGACGAATTGTGGCCACAAGCCATGCAGCACGAAGCCAAGCTGGCGGCCGGCGGCGCACTGCTCCTCGTCGTCCTTGCCGCGCGTGGCGCAGTAATCGGGCGACCAGCTCAGCGACAGGGCATAGTAGTCGAATACGCCGGGCTGCTCGCCGCGCGCCTGGGCCGCGCCGGGCAGGGCCAGGGCGCCGGCCAGCAGGAGGCCGGACAGGGACGGGAGCAGGGGCAGGCGGGAGGTTGGCATGGCGGGTCTTCCGGAAAGGATCAGAGCGCGGTGCGCAGGGCAAACAGTTCGGGGAAGAGTACCACGTCCAGCATCTTGCGCAGATAGCTCACGCCCGCCGTGCCGCCGGTGCCGGTCTTGAAGCCGATGATGCGTTCCACCGTCGTCACGTGGCGGAAACGCCAGAAGCGGAAGGCCGTTTCCAGGTCCACCAGCTTTTCGCCCAGCTCATACAAGGCCCAGTAGCGGTGCGGGTCGCGATAGACTTCCAGCCAGGCCGCCTTCACCGATTCGTTGGCGAGGGTGGGCTGGGTCCAGTCGCCGTCCAGGCGTTCGGCGTCGATGGCCAGACCGTGGCGCGCCAGCAGGCGGATCGCTTCGTCGTACAGCGAAGGGGCGCGCAGCGCGCGCTCGAGCAGGGCATGGTGTTCCGGCGCCGATTCGTGCACGGCCAGCAGGTTGGCGTTCTTGTTCCCGAGAATGAATTCGATCTCGCGGTACTGGTAGGACTGGAAGCCGGAGGAGGCGCCCAGATAAGGGCGGATGGCGCTGTATTCGGGCGGCGTCATGGTGGCCAGCACGTCCCAGGCGTGCACCAGCTGGTCCATGATGCGCGCCACGCGCGCCAGCATCTTGAAGGCGGGCGACAGGTCGTCCTGCTGGATCTGGGCGCACACCGCATGCATCTCGTGCAGCATGAGCTTCATCCACAGTTCGCTGGTCTGGTGCTGCACGATGAACAGCATCTCGTTGTGGTTGGGGGAAAGCGGATGCTGGGCGCTGAGGATCTTGTCCAGGGCCAGGTAATCGCCATAGCTCATGGACTTGCTGAAGTCCATCTGTGCGCCATGCCATTGTGCGGCGGCTTTGTTTTCGGTGCTCATATCGGGTGCTCTTCAGGTTACGGCGCCGCGTTCGGCGTTCACATCATAGGCTTGTTCGTCGAGG
This region includes:
- a CDS encoding MBOAT family protein, which translates into the protein MPWKNLTLLVGSLIFYAWGEPRFVPLLLLSSLLNYSFGYLIARAASRRQLLLGVGIAANLALLAYYKYLGFFLDIANQLMAPWHAPVALPAIVLPLGISFFTFQGISYLIDIYRRDIAVQTSFLNFAMYKAMFPQLIAGPIVRYSQIASEMQARDTSSARVLRGLQQFMLGLAQKVLIANVVALPADHYFALPAGQLSVPAAWLGIACYSIQILYDFAGYSNMAIGIGHMLGFSYPPNFQRPYSARSMTEFWRRWHISLSSWFRDYLYIPLGGNRLSATRTYINLGLVFLLCGLWHGAAWTFILWGIWHGGWLIVERAGLGAWLERRPQLLAQAYTLLMVMLGWVLFRADSVPHALAYWRAMFGLQALDANAVVPWQMYFGASTATALAAGVVLAVWRLRQPWRRPSGVLGGAVLGAQTIALSLAFLLCVTSLAAGTYNPFIYFRF
- a CDS encoding MBOAT family protein; the encoded protein is MPKTWRNSFILLASFAFYVLGAGALTVVALALLLANWGLAAVIGACRAGQPRRARLLLGLGVLLNLLPLIFFKYLVFLAQLARDISGLNLLGQVEHLGIVLPLGISFYVFHFLSYLVDVHGGQIRPERSLQKFAIYIFLFPHLIAGPVVRFAEVSEQLHIKRRHLVHSDVFWGMVLFIIGLAKKLLIADPLGSVVDGLHKPDVELSAYAAWLGAFCYSFQIYFDFSGYTDMAIGMARIMGFRFPRNFNRPYAAGSVTEFWQRWHMTLSRFFRDYVYIPLGGNRAGAYRTYRNLFVVFGLCALWHGAAYTFLVWGIGHGVLIAMERAGWLNLERWKLGSLPVFLCATLLWVPFRAADLPQTGKFLGAMLGQGPLWRDNDRMLANPKVIFLLLLAAAICLLGDRLFHRLRHMSFRRPLLMGSYSFLLYLAACLAVVEGGFNPFIYFQF
- a CDS encoding CHRD domain-containing protein; translation: MKMPLPHGLAALALLLAATCAAAAPKTYSASLNGAAEMPPNASPGSGHVTVVFDLSAHSLYIDADFAGLLGHTTAAHIHCCTAAPLSGTAGVATMLPTFAGFPSGVHAGDYYASFDTALAATWNPAFIASHGGTTAGAEAALLAGLDGRRAYFNIHSDSFTSGEIRGNLAPVPEPSMGLMLGLGLPLLWGARRRWR
- a CDS encoding alpha/beta hydrolase, with translation MDFEVLTLPGLWNSGPLHWQTHWEKTYPWMRRIAHRDWETPERAEWVRELDAAIAACRRPPVLAAHSLSCTLVSYWAASGSAHRIAGAFLVAPSDTEAPSYPDCTSGFQPMPLAPLPFPSIVVASTKDEYVSTERAQAFAAAWGSKLVLIGEAGHINGDAGYGTWPEGERMLLDFCRQVQA
- a CDS encoding ribonuclease, which produces MPTSRLPLLPSLSGLLLAGALALPGAAQARGEQPGVFDYYALSLSWSPDYCATRGKDDEEQCAAGRQLGFVLHGLWPQFVNGYPESCSRMPLPGKLKAEYAPLYPSPRLIEHEWKKHGTCSGLTPAAYLALSAKLKQGLAIPAPYQKPAQPLRTTAAELQQAFRAANPGLQDASLLPFCSGSGRFLREVRVCYRKDGVPQSCGAADIKRSQKSCGQPSFLLQSVR
- the kynA gene encoding tryptophan 2,3-dioxygenase, which encodes MSTENKAAAQWHGAQMDFSKSMSYGDYLALDKILSAQHPLSPNHNEMLFIVQHQTSELWMKLMLHEMHAVCAQIQQDDLSPAFKMLARVARIMDQLVHAWDVLATMTPPEYSAIRPYLGASSGFQSYQYREIEFILGNKNANLLAVHESAPEHHALLERALRAPSLYDEAIRLLARHGLAIDAERLDGDWTQPTLANESVKAAWLEVYRDPHRYWALYELGEKLVDLETAFRFWRFRHVTTVERIIGFKTGTGGTAGVSYLRKMLDVVLFPELFALRTAL